In one Bdellovibrionota bacterium genomic region, the following are encoded:
- the guaA gene encoding glutamine-hydrolyzing GMP synthase: MDKIAILDFGSQYTQLIARKLREMGIYSEIFPFSHSLENLKNFSPKGIILSGGPSSVGDEGAPYRKISELVNIAPILGVCYGMQLVTKDLGGKVIPSNKREYGMTYLKWEDNSIYDGDTQMVWMSHGDTVEELPKNFKILAKTNSGAIAAIHGKLDGKDILALQFHPEVSHTQNGEHILGKFVFEMCGVKATWSPQNILNELTKKVKDRVQDGHVLCALSGGVDSTVVGVLLTRILGVDKVECCFVNNGLLRKNEYEEVLGIYRSLGLNVTGIDAEDDFLTALKDIVEPEKKRKIIGNKFIEVFDQFIKSKDQITFLAQGTLYPDVIESVSPNGASVTIKTHHNVGGLPEKMKLKLVEPLRELFKDEVRAIGAELGIPKEILMRHPFPGPGLAVRVLGDITKEYLDILRDCDAIFTEELKSSGLYAQIWQAFVVLLPIRTVGVQGDNRSYEKSVALRAVTSRDGMTADWFDFPHDFLKKVSGRITNEVRKVNRVVYDITSKPPGTIEWE, translated from the coding sequence ATGGATAAAATTGCCATCTTGGATTTCGGATCTCAGTACACACAGCTTATCGCAAGAAAATTGCGAGAGATGGGCATTTACTCGGAAATTTTTCCGTTTAGTCATTCATTAGAGAATTTAAAAAATTTTTCTCCTAAAGGAATTATCCTAAGTGGTGGTCCGTCATCAGTAGGTGATGAAGGTGCTCCTTATAGAAAAATTTCTGAGCTTGTGAATATTGCTCCAATTCTTGGGGTTTGCTACGGAATGCAGCTTGTAACCAAAGATCTTGGGGGAAAAGTAATTCCTTCTAACAAGCGTGAATACGGGATGACTTATCTCAAGTGGGAAGACAATTCTATTTACGATGGGGATACACAAATGGTTTGGATGTCCCATGGAGATACCGTTGAAGAACTTCCAAAAAACTTTAAGATTTTAGCAAAAACAAATTCTGGAGCCATTGCCGCGATTCATGGAAAGCTTGATGGAAAAGATATTCTGGCATTGCAGTTCCATCCGGAAGTGAGCCACACACAAAATGGTGAACATATCCTTGGAAAATTTGTTTTTGAAATGTGTGGAGTGAAGGCCACCTGGTCTCCACAAAATATTTTAAATGAACTTACAAAAAAAGTAAAAGATAGAGTTCAGGATGGACACGTGCTTTGTGCGCTGTCAGGTGGAGTGGATTCCACGGTTGTGGGAGTCTTGCTCACAAGAATCTTAGGCGTAGACAAAGTGGAATGCTGTTTTGTAAACAATGGCCTTTTAAGAAAAAATGAATATGAAGAAGTTTTAGGAATTTATAGAAGTCTTGGTCTTAATGTTACAGGTATTGATGCGGAAGATGATTTTTTAACTGCATTGAAAGATATAGTAGAGCCGGAGAAGAAAAGAAAAATTATCGGAAATAAATTTATCGAAGTTTTTGATCAATTTATTAAATCAAAAGATCAGATCACTTTCCTCGCGCAAGGAACTTTGTATCCTGATGTGATTGAAAGTGTTTCTCCGAATGGAGCTTCGGTGACAATCAAAACCCATCACAATGTGGGCGGCTTGCCTGAAAAAATGAAATTGAAGTTGGTAGAACCTTTGAGAGAACTTTTTAAGGATGAAGTAAGGGCTATTGGCGCTGAGCTTGGAATTCCAAAAGAAATTTTGATGAGACACCCGTTCCCTGGGCCGGGATTGGCGGTAAGAGTTCTTGGCGATATTACAAAAGAATATTTAGATATTTTAAGAGATTGTGATGCAATTTTCACTGAAGAATTAAAATCAAGTGGGTTGTATGCTCAGATCTGGCAAGCGTTTGTGGTACTTCTTCCTATTAGAACTGTAGGAGTTCAAGGAGACAACAGGTCCTATGAAAAATCAGTTGCACTGAGAGCTGTGACATCACGGGATGGCATGACGGCAGATTGGTTTGATTTTCCTCATGACTTTTTAAAGAAGGTTTCTGGGAGAATCACGAACGAAGTAAGAAAAGTGAACCGAGTGGTTTATGATATTACATCAAAGCCTCCGGGCACTATTGAGTGGGAATAG
- the guaB gene encoding IMP dehydrogenase produces MASLSKNDIRLALTFDDVLLIPQYSELVPTEISTKSFFAKDLYLNSPLISSAMDTVTGHKVARVMAQLGGFGVIHKNMPIDIQAQEVEKVKKYESGMISEPITLGPDKKVQDALDLMKKYGISGVPITVKGKLVGILTNRDLRFETNTTQLIGDVMTKDDLVTAQVGTTLAQARDILQEHRIEKLPVVDKDGILKGLITIKDIEKAKQYPQATKDGRGRLVAGAGIGVGPEAFERADALVTHGADIICIDTAHGYSKNVIDTTKYLRKRFPDIILISGNVATADGAKALFEAGADVVKVGMGSGSICTTRIVAGIGVPQISAVMDCAEVAKKMGKTVIADGGIRYSGDVTKAIALGANTIMVGNLLAGCDESPGETILYQGRTYKVYRGMGSIGAMKEGSKDRYGQAEVYENEKLVPEGIEGKVPYKGSASGIIYQLLGGLKSGMGYLGANTVAELQEKAQFVRISPFGLKESHVHDVTITKEAPNYRLE; encoded by the coding sequence ATGGCCAGCCTATCGAAGAACGATATTAGACTAGCACTGACCTTTGATGATGTATTATTAATTCCTCAATATTCGGAATTGGTTCCTACAGAAATTTCAACAAAAAGTTTTTTTGCTAAAGATCTGTATTTAAACTCCCCACTGATATCATCCGCGATGGACACAGTGACTGGCCATAAGGTTGCAAGAGTGATGGCTCAATTGGGCGGTTTTGGTGTGATTCACAAAAATATGCCGATCGATATACAAGCTCAAGAAGTTGAAAAAGTAAAAAAATATGAAAGTGGGATGATTTCAGAACCTATAACTCTCGGTCCAGATAAAAAAGTTCAAGATGCTCTCGATCTCATGAAAAAATATGGAATCAGTGGAGTTCCGATCACGGTAAAAGGAAAACTCGTTGGGATTCTAACAAACCGTGATTTAAGATTCGAAACCAACACGACTCAACTTATTGGTGACGTGATGACAAAAGATGATCTTGTCACGGCGCAAGTGGGAACAACTCTCGCTCAGGCAAGAGATATCTTGCAAGAACATAGAATCGAAAAATTACCAGTTGTGGATAAAGATGGAATTTTAAAAGGTCTTATCACAATCAAAGATATCGAAAAGGCAAAGCAATATCCTCAGGCCACAAAAGATGGTCGTGGAAGACTTGTTGCTGGTGCAGGAATTGGTGTGGGTCCTGAGGCGTTCGAAAGAGCAGATGCTTTAGTTACTCATGGTGCAGATATCATCTGTATCGATACAGCTCACGGGTATTCAAAAAACGTAATTGATACGACAAAATATTTAAGAAAAAGATTTCCAGATATTATTCTCATCTCAGGTAACGTAGCAACGGCTGACGGTGCTAAGGCACTCTTTGAAGCAGGGGCTGATGTGGTCAAAGTGGGAATGGGTTCTGGAAGTATCTGCACTACAAGAATAGTAGCAGGAATTGGTGTTCCGCAAATTTCGGCAGTGATGGATTGCGCAGAAGTGGCAAAGAAAATGGGTAAGACTGTGATCGCCGACGGCGGCATCAGATATTCTGGTGACGTAACAAAGGCCATTGCCTTAGGAGCAAATACCATCATGGTTGGAAACTTACTGGCGGGTTGCGATGAGTCGCCTGGTGAAACAATTCTTTATCAAGGTCGTACATACAAAGTTTACCGTGGGATGGGTAGCATCGGTGCTATGAAAGAAGGATCGAAAGATCGTTATGGCCAAGCCGAAGTTTATGAAAATGAAAAATTAGTTCCTGAAGGCATCGAAGGTAAAGTTCCTTACAAGGGAAGTGCCAGTGGAATCATTTATCAGCTTCTTGGTGGATTAAAGTCAGGCATGGGTTACTTAGGTGCAAACACAGTTGCTGAACTTCAAGAGAAGGCGCAATTTGTTAGAATCTCTCCATTTGGACTAAAAGAATCTCACGTGCATGATGTGACAATCACAAAAGAAGCACCTAATTATAGATTAGAATAG
- a CDS encoding metal-dependent hydrolase gives MDIITQGLIGATFAQSFSNKKSIKIATVAGFLGGLAADSDGFIRSSKDSLLSIEYHRHFTHSILFIPFGALIVSLIIWLFLRRKEDFKQVYLFAFLGYATHGILDACTSYGTRLFWPFSNERIAWDNVAIIDPFFTIPLLIAMIWGLKTKNTLAVRGVFAVCVVYLYLGIIQRNRAIETIQNFAQSNGQVPMKVQAKPTIGQLVLWKTIYVTENNKAELFYNVNAVRLGIPFLFDTKIYPGETAPVLDSRKHFADLNPQSTLYKDIFRFEDFSSGMVILMADNPNVIGDVRYSLLPNQIKPLWGISIDITKPDEHANFLGFRAIGERDWTTYWSMIVGTHPAQVSL, from the coding sequence ATGGATATTATTACCCAAGGCCTAATCGGAGCAACATTTGCCCAGAGTTTTAGCAATAAAAAGTCGATTAAGATCGCAACTGTTGCAGGTTTTTTAGGGGGCCTTGCTGCAGACTCCGATGGTTTTATTCGGTCTTCTAAAGACTCGCTACTTTCTATCGAATACCATAGGCACTTTACTCACTCTATCCTTTTTATTCCTTTTGGCGCTTTGATTGTAAGCCTAATTATCTGGCTATTTCTTAGACGCAAAGAGGACTTTAAGCAGGTCTATCTTTTTGCGTTTCTCGGTTACGCCACGCACGGAATTCTTGATGCCTGTACAAGTTACGGGACAAGACTCTTTTGGCCTTTTAGTAACGAGCGTATCGCTTGGGATAACGTTGCTATTATCGATCCATTTTTCACAATACCTCTGCTTATCGCAATGATTTGGGGACTGAAAACAAAAAATACTCTTGCTGTTCGTGGAGTTTTTGCAGTTTGCGTAGTTTATCTGTATTTAGGAATTATACAGAGAAACCGGGCCATTGAAACGATTCAAAATTTTGCTCAAAGTAATGGCCAAGTTCCAATGAAAGTACAAGCCAAGCCTACAATTGGACAATTGGTTCTCTGGAAAACTATTTATGTTACTGAAAATAACAAAGCAGAACTTTTTTATAATGTAAATGCAGTACGCTTAGGAATACCTTTCTTATTTGATACAAAAATCTATCCTGGTGAAACAGCTCCAGTGCTAGATTCTAGAAAACACTTTGCTGACTTGAATCCGCAATCAACTTTATACAAAGATATTTTCAGATTCGAAGATTTCTCATCAGGCATGGTCATCCTTATGGCGGATAATCCGAATGTCATTGGTGATGTGAGATACTCACTTTTGCCGAACCAAATCAAGCCTCTTTGGGGTATATCTATTGACATTACAAAACCTGACGAACACGCAAACTTTTTAGGTTTTAGAGCTATTGGAGAAAGGGACTGGACCACCTACTGGTCAATGATTGTAGGAACTCACCCAGCTCAGGTCAGTCTTTAA
- a CDS encoding ATP-binding protein yields MTKQRIALLKALDRKVQKYFDQIFPLNLTVRYILGLTIIGLLSLAGHLLIQVSLVKLSADERTIRILESQVDDSESFYREIIRLQTIGREADFKRQLETIDKDIIHLIENHKNIITRINQTSVFGLGFPKKLEPYKKSVSDAFDQLSNVFGRLGNIKYLDDPTLRLNDPIVVNFIKSENHYRDIISQLVKNYEQDSRDTIQYFKHLEIALLLFTLLILVIEGLYVFRPAVHRVNTAIQSRSDFLSRLSHEIRNPMNSILGMTQLLSKTKPTPQQKNYIKILENSSVGLLEMLNNLLDYSTLESSKLKLENIRTDLYNVVEKTLDLVTTKIQEKGLELTLDIASDVPLKVLSDPIRFQQVLVNLLSNAAKFTEHGFISCKIRLVPNSEGKRIQFSIIDSGVGIEQSKIDSIFESFVQENSSVRRKYGGTGLGLTIAKEIVNLMGGELTLETKKGVGSTFSFSIPLEIDGEVKTINDYIPIKLTGGQYLLIDKNDKASTHIQSIIEEQGGACDRIKNYNNFEELYGCMVKTKYSKVLLDASTLGANLEDFFIFLREKKFDMDSICILFRYIHANYLFDLLHTYGIHSFFPKPIKPIEFANYLSGYNVESDTPLVVEDTLLTSKRRYKLLIAEDSADNRTLLHVYLEKYPLDLYFAENGKRAVELFEQQKFDMVFMDIQMPEMDGITATTLIREYENKQKINATPILAFSAHKRQDIFHPGKEKNIFTDFVLKPINANIVRSKLKQYLEFTEEIKKEDLKMEISLKKNIPTKKDDFDVTDLIPSYLERRTKEIDQMKECIEKNDLKNLIRIGHQLKGSAKSYGFEELGQLGDELEQLAGVENMAEIKLVVAKIVNRITEYRKIYLN; encoded by the coding sequence ATGACAAAACAAAGAATAGCACTTTTAAAGGCTTTAGATAGAAAAGTACAGAAATACTTTGATCAAATTTTTCCTTTAAATTTGACGGTAAGATATATCCTTGGGCTAACAATCATTGGGTTACTATCATTAGCAGGACACCTTTTGATTCAAGTTTCTTTGGTTAAACTTTCTGCAGACGAAAGAACAATACGTATTCTAGAAAGCCAAGTTGATGATTCAGAGAGTTTTTATCGTGAAATCATCAGGCTTCAAACTATAGGAAGAGAAGCTGATTTCAAGAGACAGCTTGAGACCATAGACAAAGACATTATCCATCTCATTGAAAATCATAAAAATATAATTACAAGAATCAATCAAACAAGCGTTTTTGGTTTGGGTTTTCCAAAAAAACTTGAGCCTTACAAAAAGAGTGTATCTGACGCTTTTGATCAGCTCAGTAATGTTTTTGGTCGTTTAGGAAATATAAAGTATCTAGATGATCCTACGCTCAGATTGAATGATCCTATAGTGGTAAACTTTATTAAGTCAGAAAATCATTATAGGGATATCATATCTCAACTTGTAAAAAATTATGAGCAAGATAGTAGAGATACTATCCAATATTTTAAACATCTCGAGATAGCACTGTTACTTTTTACATTATTGATTTTGGTGATAGAAGGGTTATATGTATTTAGACCTGCGGTACATCGAGTAAATACCGCGATTCAGTCTCGATCGGATTTTTTAAGTCGATTGAGCCATGAAATTAGGAATCCAATGAATTCCATTTTGGGCATGACTCAATTATTATCCAAAACTAAACCGACGCCCCAGCAGAAAAATTATATTAAAATTTTAGAAAATTCCAGTGTGGGATTGCTAGAAATGTTGAATAATCTTTTGGATTATTCAACATTGGAGTCTTCAAAATTAAAATTAGAAAATATCAGAACGGATCTCTATAACGTAGTAGAGAAAACTTTAGATTTAGTAACTACAAAAATTCAAGAAAAAGGTTTGGAGTTAACACTGGATATCGCTTCCGATGTTCCTCTTAAGGTTTTGTCTGACCCTATTCGGTTTCAGCAAGTCTTGGTGAATCTTCTTTCGAATGCAGCTAAATTCACTGAGCATGGATTTATAAGTTGTAAAATTCGTTTGGTTCCAAATTCTGAAGGAAAAAGAATTCAATTTTCTATTATAGATTCTGGGGTTGGAATTGAGCAGTCTAAAATTGATTCTATTTTTGAGAGTTTCGTACAAGAAAACTCTTCGGTAAGAAGAAAATATGGAGGAACAGGTCTTGGTTTAACTATTGCTAAAGAAATTGTAAATCTCATGGGTGGAGAATTGACATTGGAAACGAAAAAAGGTGTGGGGAGTACTTTTAGTTTTTCAATTCCGCTTGAGATAGATGGAGAAGTTAAAACAATCAACGACTACATTCCAATAAAATTGACGGGTGGCCAATATCTTTTAATTGATAAGAATGACAAAGCCAGTACTCACATCCAATCGATCATCGAAGAGCAGGGTGGTGCGTGTGATAGAATCAAGAACTATAATAACTTCGAAGAGCTTTATGGATGTATGGTTAAAACCAAATACAGTAAAGTATTGTTGGATGCTTCTACACTCGGGGCAAATCTTGAGGATTTTTTTATTTTCTTGCGCGAAAAAAAATTCGATATGGATAGTATTTGTATCTTGTTCAGATACATCCATGCGAATTATCTCTTTGATCTGCTGCATACTTATGGAATTCATAGTTTCTTCCCTAAGCCAATTAAGCCCATTGAATTTGCAAATTATTTGAGTGGATACAATGTGGAAAGTGACACTCCTCTGGTGGTTGAGGACACATTATTAACTTCTAAACGTAGATATAAACTCTTGATTGCTGAGGATTCTGCGGACAATAGGACTTTGCTGCATGTCTATTTAGAAAAATATCCTCTGGATCTTTATTTTGCAGAAAATGGTAAAAGAGCTGTTGAGCTATTTGAACAGCAAAAATTTGACATGGTATTTATGGATATACAAATGCCAGAGATGGATGGTATAACGGCAACAACGTTAATTCGAGAATATGAAAATAAACAAAAAATAAATGCAACACCAATTCTGGCATTTTCAGCGCACAAGCGTCAGGATATTTTTCATCCTGGTAAAGAGAAAAATATATTTACTGATTTTGTATTGAAGCCAATCAACGCTAATATTGTAAGATCTAAATTGAAACAGTATTTAGAATTTACAGAAGAAATAAAAAAAGAGGATCTAAAAATGGAAATTTCGCTTAAGAAAAATATACCCACTAAAAAAGATGATTTTGATGTAACAGACCTTATTCCTTCGTATTTGGAAAGACGTACTAAGGAGATTGACCAAATGAAAGAATGCATCGAAAAGAATGATTTAAAAAACCTTATTCGTATCGGGCATCAATTAAAAGGCTCTGCAAAGAGTTATGGTTTTGAAGAACTAGGTCAATTGGGCGATGAATTAGAACAATTAGCAGGAGTAGAAAACATGGCAGAAATTAAGCTAGTTGTTGCAAAGATCGTCAATAGAATCACTGAATACAGAAAAATTTACCTGAATTAA
- the dnaE gene encoding DNA polymerase III subunit alpha, producing the protein MGNSFVHLHVHTEYSLLEASTRVKSLIQKVSDFQMPAAAITDNGNMFGAVDFYLGAKAKGINGIIGLDAYIAPAGRLVKQEESRNAGRAQNKRIVLLAQNYEGYQNLCQISSIGYQEGFYYKPRIDYEVLEKFNKNLIALSGGLRGDIAITYFDHGPEKAIEQIKFYQKIYPESFYLEMQRPGIEKWKEYNAFLQEASKITGAPLVATNEVFYLENSDAFSQEVLMCIGSNKTLQDESRLKLGSDQLYLKPPEQMRALFKDIPEACDNTLVIADRCKVNFKLKDENGKPIYHLPSFPTENGKTLKQEIKDKSLIGLEGRFQEQKARNETVLEENKPEYFARLDFELDVIDKMGFSGYFMIVQDFINWAKENGIPVGPGRGSGAGSLVAYSLNITDLDPIKNKLIFERFLNPERVSMPDFDIDFCQDRRGEVINYVTNKYGAASVSQIITFGKLQARAAIRDVGRVMGMSFQEVDVLSKLMPDKLGVTLEDALTLEPRIQELMDQDSRMANLFELARKIEGIHRHASIHAAGVVISNLPLVSYAPLYKGAEGENVVQYDMKVSEKIGLIKFDFLGLKTLTLIDNALKLIEKNRSKKFKASEISMTDAGIYDLMTRGDTAGVFQFEGGGMTETLKRVKPTCFEDIVAVNSLYRPGPMDMIPEYIARKHGQVKVTYIFEELEEILKETYGIIVYQEQVQLIASKIASYSLGEADLLRRAMGKKIKEEMDQQRQRFMDGANKNGHDVKKSGELFDLMAKFAEYGFNKSHAAAYCVVAGQTAWLKNYYTVEFYAALLNTELSDTDKIVKYIKDARKHNIIVKPPDVNFSEHGFTVRESDVFFGLGAIKGVGQSAVEAILEARGLKENQKFESISDFFMSVDLRRVNKKVIESLTKAGAFDNFGVHRAKLFAGFEKFIERAEVERNDRELGQSSLFGMIEEESSEKEIDLPEVPTWTKSAKLNCEKEVLGFYLSEHPLNGLENVFSKVVTHDIVDLDKVEHKKRAIIGGIVSSHREIITRKGTRMAILVLEDLTSSVEVVVFPDAYSEAETLTKSDQPLIIEAVVEKNEDNVKTIAEKVFTLEERIKKASQIKIAMKSQGMDIEPLKDIFKRYPGKSKVFFECQLDDLKKKVMFEVEDVAGVSLSQGFFEEVQSQYNDTSFIHIMSGHSAQSNER; encoded by the coding sequence TTGGGTAACTCATTTGTACATTTGCATGTTCACACAGAATATTCTTTGCTCGAGGCTAGCACGAGAGTGAAGTCGCTCATTCAAAAAGTTTCTGATTTTCAGATGCCTGCAGCTGCGATAACGGATAACGGAAATATGTTCGGTGCTGTGGATTTTTATCTTGGCGCAAAAGCTAAAGGCATCAATGGAATCATTGGTCTTGATGCTTATATTGCTCCTGCAGGAAGGTTGGTTAAGCAAGAAGAATCCAGGAACGCAGGGCGAGCGCAAAATAAAAGGATTGTTCTGCTAGCGCAAAATTATGAAGGTTATCAAAATCTCTGTCAGATCTCTTCGATCGGTTATCAGGAAGGTTTTTACTATAAACCCAGAATCGACTATGAAGTTTTAGAAAAGTTTAATAAAAATCTTATAGCGCTTTCTGGCGGCCTTCGTGGTGATATCGCGATAACCTATTTTGATCATGGTCCTGAAAAAGCGATAGAACAAATCAAATTCTATCAAAAAATATATCCAGAAAGTTTCTATCTTGAAATGCAAAGACCGGGAATTGAAAAGTGGAAAGAATATAATGCATTTTTGCAGGAAGCTTCTAAAATCACAGGTGCTCCACTTGTTGCTACAAATGAAGTGTTTTACTTAGAGAACTCTGATGCCTTCTCTCAAGAAGTTTTAATGTGCATTGGAAGTAACAAAACTCTTCAGGATGAATCTAGACTAAAACTTGGAAGTGATCAGCTTTATCTCAAGCCTCCCGAGCAAATGAGAGCGCTTTTTAAGGACATTCCGGAAGCTTGTGACAATACATTGGTGATTGCTGATCGCTGCAAAGTAAATTTCAAATTGAAAGATGAAAATGGAAAACCGATTTATCATCTTCCAAGTTTCCCAACTGAAAATGGAAAAACTCTTAAGCAAGAAATCAAAGATAAATCTTTGATTGGACTCGAGGGCAGGTTCCAAGAACAAAAAGCCCGTAATGAAACGGTCTTAGAAGAAAATAAACCGGAATACTTTGCAAGATTGGATTTCGAGTTGGATGTCATCGACAAGATGGGATTCAGCGGTTACTTCATGATCGTACAAGATTTTATCAACTGGGCCAAAGAAAATGGAATACCCGTTGGACCAGGAAGGGGATCGGGAGCGGGAAGCTTGGTCGCTTACTCTCTTAACATTACTGATCTTGATCCTATTAAAAATAAATTAATTTTCGAGAGATTCTTAAATCCTGAGCGTGTATCTATGCCGGATTTTGATATCGACTTCTGTCAAGATCGTCGTGGTGAAGTGATTAATTATGTAACCAATAAATATGGTGCAGCTTCAGTTTCTCAGATCATTACTTTCGGTAAACTTCAGGCTCGTGCTGCAATCAGAGATGTCGGGCGCGTGATGGGAATGAGTTTCCAGGAAGTGGATGTACTTTCCAAGCTCATGCCAGATAAGCTAGGTGTCACTTTAGAGGATGCATTGACTCTAGAACCAAGAATCCAAGAATTGATGGATCAAGACTCTAGAATGGCAAATCTTTTTGAGCTTGCGCGCAAGATCGAAGGCATTCATAGACATGCCTCGATCCATGCTGCGGGTGTTGTTATCTCTAATTTACCTCTTGTAAGTTACGCACCTCTTTACAAAGGCGCTGAGGGCGAAAACGTTGTTCAGTATGATATGAAGGTGTCTGAGAAAATCGGATTGATCAAGTTCGACTTTTTGGGATTAAAAACTCTTACACTTATTGATAATGCTTTAAAACTCATTGAAAAAAATAGAAGCAAGAAGTTTAAAGCGAGTGAAATCTCTATGACGGATGCAGGGATTTATGACCTGATGACTAGAGGAGATACGGCTGGAGTGTTCCAGTTTGAAGGTGGCGGTATGACCGAAACCTTAAAGCGTGTGAAGCCAACTTGCTTTGAAGATATCGTTGCTGTGAACTCACTCTATCGTCCAGGTCCTATGGATATGATTCCTGAGTACATTGCGCGTAAACATGGTCAAGTGAAGGTGACTTATATCTTTGAAGAACTCGAAGAGATTTTAAAAGAAACTTACGGGATTATTGTTTACCAAGAGCAGGTACAGCTGATTGCTTCGAAGATTGCCAGTTACTCTCTGGGTGAAGCGGATTTACTCCGTCGTGCGATGGGTAAAAAGATCAAAGAAGAAATGGATCAGCAAAGACAACGATTCATGGATGGTGCGAATAAGAATGGTCACGATGTTAAAAAATCGGGAGAACTCTTTGATTTGATGGCAAAGTTTGCCGAGTATGGTTTTAACAAATCCCATGCTGCTGCTTATTGTGTGGTTGCTGGACAAACTGCTTGGCTTAAGAACTACTACACTGTGGAATTCTACGCAGCTCTGCTCAACACCGAACTTTCAGATACAGATAAAATCGTTAAGTACATTAAAGATGCAAGAAAACACAATATCATTGTAAAACCACCAGATGTGAATTTCTCTGAGCATGGATTTACAGTGAGAGAAAGCGATGTTTTCTTCGGTCTTGGTGCGATCAAAGGTGTCGGGCAGTCTGCTGTGGAAGCTATTTTAGAAGCTCGTGGGCTCAAAGAAAATCAAAAATTTGAATCTATATCAGACTTCTTTATGAGCGTGGATTTAAGACGCGTAAATAAAAAAGTGATCGAGAGTTTAACTAAAGCCGGAGCCTTTGATAATTTTGGTGTACACAGAGCAAAACTCTTTGCAGGATTTGAAAAATTCATTGAGCGTGCGGAAGTGGAAAGAAACGATCGTGAATTGGGCCAATCTAGTCTTTTTGGCATGATCGAGGAAGAATCCTCTGAGAAAGAAATTGATTTGCCTGAAGTGCCCACATGGACAAAATCTGCAAAACTCAACTGTGAAAAAGAAGTTTTGGGATTTTACTTGAGCGAACATCCTCTCAATGGACTAGAAAATGTGTTCAGTAAAGTAGTGACTCACGATATCGTAGATCTAGATAAAGTGGAGCATAAGAAAAGAGCTATCATCGGCGGAATCGTTTCTTCTCATAGAGAAATCATTACAAGAAAAGGAACGAGAATGGCGATTTTGGTTCTCGAAGACCTCACTTCCTCAGTTGAAGTGGTAGTGTTTCCAGATGCTTATTCTGAAGCAGAAACACTTACAAAGTCCGATCAACCTTTGATCATTGAAGCTGTTGTAGAAAAAAATGAAGATAATGTTAAAACAATTGCTGAAAAAGTATTCACGCTAGAAGAAAGAATAAAAAAAGCATCACAAATAAAAATTGCAATGAAATCTCAGGGCATGGATATCGAGCCACTCAAAGACATTTTCAAAAGATATCCAGGAAAATCAAAAGTCTTTTTTGAATGTCAGCTGGATGATTTAAAGAAAAAAGTGATGTTTGAAGTGGAAGACGTGGCGGGTGTTTCTTTGTCTCAAGGATTTTTTGAAGAAGTTCAGTCTCAGTATAATGACACTAGCTTTATTCACATCATGTCGGGTCATAGTGCTCAATCGAACGAGCGCTAA
- a CDS encoding pseudouridine synthase, protein MNIKILKKAKTYIIVHKPAGYVVYSDSKEDNKISCQVLLEKQLSQKIYPVHRIDKPTCGVLIYALTQQKANQLSTLFKTKRVDKTYLAFCHGEMVAKARADFPLKKHKEKLTELAATNLLNLETIEIDAKNEKRKYSLVEAIPETGRYHQIRRHLKMMKCPIVGDPVYGNSWNNDFFKEKYNINRTLLSAVSISFVDPETKEKVFVKTAPDQDFSNLLNKLGIKVNI, encoded by the coding sequence ATGAATATTAAAATTCTTAAGAAAGCAAAAACATACATCATAGTCCACAAGCCTGCAGGCTACGTGGTCTATTCGGACTCTAAAGAAGACAATAAAATCAGTTGCCAGGTTTTGTTAGAAAAGCAACTTTCACAAAAAATTTATCCCGTTCATAGAATTGATAAGCCTACTTGTGGAGTTTTAATCTATGCACTCACTCAACAAAAAGCAAATCAGCTCTCGACACTTTTTAAAACAAAAAGGGTAGATAAAACTTATTTGGCATTTTGCCACGGAGAAATGGTTGCAAAAGCTCGGGCAGATTTTCCTTTAAAAAAACACAAAGAAAAATTAACGGAACTAGCTGCTACAAATCTTCTAAATTTAGAGACCATTGAGATTGATGCTAAGAATGAAAAGCGCAAGTATTCATTGGTGGAGGCTATCCCCGAAACTGGACGTTATCACCAGATTAGAAGGCATTTAAAAATGATGAAGTGCCCCATAGTTGGAGATCCAGTTTATGGGAACAGTTGGAATAACGATTTCTTTAAAGAAAAATACAATATAAACCGCACACTTCTCTCCGCTGTGTCTATTTCGTTTGTAGATCCAGAGACAAAAGAGAAGGTTTTTGTGAAGACAGCGCCCGATCAAGACTTTTCAAACCTCTTGAACAAACTGGGTATCAAAGTTAACATTTAA